In the Streptomyces sp. cg36 genome, one interval contains:
- a CDS encoding lasso RiPP family leader peptide-containing protein, producing MEATLMEHTTNEVYQAPVVLDAGEVTAVTLGTNSFDTADDTEYKNA from the coding sequence ATGGAGGCCACGCTCATGGAGCACACCACCAACGAGGTCTACCAGGCGCCCGTCGTGCTGGACGCCGGTGAGGTCACCGCGGTGACGCTGGGCACCAACAGCTTCGACACCGCCGACGACACCGAGTACAAGAACGCCTGA
- a CDS encoding helix-turn-helix domain-containing protein, translated as MDTHHDDITVEQAIEYFAAEVAYWREVRGLAKNALAAAMGYTPSYVSHMEAGRTKPSEDFARRADETLKAGKAIWKRWCEYETAKARAHQPAVLPVPHRPEQPYATGSALVVEHDTARLDYDGAMYRLTMRRLLRNTGIEPVTRYLIRISVDRYPGEPERSNAHYRENPLRWEELALTASCRGEVMAWETKHDRDAFKEIWLLFDNEQGRFPLYPGESVWIEYAYSVSDYKWGRWFQRAVRLPTEHLEVTLAFPVALDPMVWGTETSMTAEQIPLRTAPNRLDDGPTRIFSWSTSTPALHARYRLEWKFRARPEPDNNQGELR; from the coding sequence ATGGACACCCACCACGACGACATCACCGTCGAGCAGGCCATCGAGTACTTCGCGGCGGAGGTCGCCTACTGGCGGGAGGTGAGGGGGCTGGCCAAGAACGCGCTCGCCGCCGCCATGGGCTACACCCCCTCCTACGTCAGCCACATGGAGGCCGGGCGGACCAAGCCGTCCGAGGACTTCGCCCGCCGCGCGGACGAGACGCTGAAGGCGGGCAAGGCGATCTGGAAACGCTGGTGCGAGTACGAGACGGCAAAGGCCCGCGCCCACCAGCCCGCAGTCCTGCCGGTGCCGCACCGGCCCGAGCAGCCGTACGCCACGGGCTCCGCGCTGGTGGTCGAGCACGACACGGCCCGCCTGGACTACGACGGAGCGATGTACCGGCTCACCATGCGCCGCCTGCTGCGCAACACCGGCATCGAGCCGGTCACCCGCTATCTGATCCGGATCTCCGTCGACCGCTACCCGGGCGAGCCGGAGCGCTCCAACGCCCACTACCGCGAGAACCCTCTGCGGTGGGAAGAGCTGGCCCTGACCGCGTCGTGCCGGGGCGAGGTGATGGCGTGGGAGACCAAGCACGACCGCGACGCGTTCAAGGAGATCTGGCTCCTGTTCGACAACGAGCAGGGCCGCTTCCCCCTCTACCCCGGCGAGTCGGTGTGGATCGAGTACGCATACTCGGTCAGCGATTACAAGTGGGGGCGGTGGTTCCAGCGCGCGGTGCGCCTGCCCACCGAGCACCTGGAAGTCACCCTCGCCTTCCCCGTCGCGCTCGACCCGATGGTGTGGGGCACCGAGACCTCCATGACCGCCGAGCAGATCCCGCTGCGGACTGCCCCCAACCGCCTGGACGACGGGCCCACCCGCATCTTCTCCTGGTCCACCTCAACGCCCGCCCTCCACGCCCGCTACCGTCTGGAATGGAAGTTCCGGGCCAGGCCCGAACCCGACAACAACCAGGGAGAGTTGCGGTGA
- a CDS encoding peptide deformylase — protein sequence MIEVQPSQRMRDLGVVQHGAGILAESAGAFDLPADCSAATRIVEKLADAMDRIAQAHDFSGKGMGLAAPQIGIARAAAAVRPAPGGAEPIVLLNPCIIAASEEMDEQYEGCLSFFDVRGMVPRPLRITVESTALDGAIVTTVYERGLARLIHHEIDHLDGLLYTARMRTGVQPIPVEEYRQTGRAWAYEQ from the coding sequence GTGATCGAGGTGCAGCCCAGCCAGCGCATGCGAGACCTCGGAGTCGTCCAGCACGGCGCCGGCATCCTCGCCGAGTCCGCAGGCGCCTTCGATCTGCCCGCCGACTGCAGCGCTGCGACACGGATCGTCGAGAAGTTGGCCGACGCCATGGACCGCATCGCCCAGGCACACGACTTCAGCGGCAAGGGCATGGGGCTGGCGGCCCCGCAAATCGGCATCGCCCGCGCGGCCGCCGCCGTACGACCCGCCCCGGGAGGCGCGGAGCCGATCGTACTCCTCAACCCCTGCATCATCGCGGCCTCCGAGGAGATGGACGAGCAGTACGAGGGCTGCCTGTCCTTCTTCGATGTTCGGGGCATGGTCCCCCGCCCACTGCGGATCACCGTGGAATCCACCGCGCTCGACGGTGCCATCGTCACCACGGTGTACGAGCGCGGGCTCGCCCGGCTCATCCACCACGAGATCGACCACCTCGACGGACTCCTCTACACCGCGAGGATGCGCACTGGCGTCCAGCCGATCCCGGTCGAGGAGTACCGCCAGACGGGCCGCGCCTGGGCCTACGAACAGTAG
- a CDS encoding PqqD family protein — protein sequence MWRLRDGAHPVLTEEGGAILNERTGRWSYLTPTASAAVMLLLASTSEQQAADRFAERYGIPCKQATADVRTVADALIAQSLAHDGPEPAQRPRRRWRR from the coding sequence ATGTGGAGGCTGCGTGACGGGGCTCATCCGGTTCTCACCGAAGAGGGCGGTGCGATCCTCAACGAGCGCACCGGCCGCTGGTCCTACCTCACCCCGACCGCCTCGGCCGCGGTAATGCTCCTGCTCGCCTCCACCAGCGAGCAGCAGGCCGCCGACCGCTTCGCCGAGCGGTACGGCATTCCCTGCAAGCAGGCCACCGCCGACGTCCGCACCGTCGCGGACGCGCTCATCGCCCAGAGCCTCGCCCACGACGGGCCAGAACCGGCACAGCGGCCGCGCCGGAGGTGGCGAAGGTGA
- a CDS encoding protein-L-isoaspartate O-methyltransferase — translation MTAVPLAAETVPERHYTHHEGRGATVHRSNPVVIHRELTTLDVRPGMNVAEFGTGSGYSGGLLAELVGPSGTVTSLDIDRYLSVWANLIHFERGLANIRCFTADGTVGFPERAPYDRMVAWCTPPLLPKTWVDQTVDGGLIVAPLPIAAVPNMTVVAKIRVIGGQPVVEAVFTGGYIEATTSPKDNLDLPGRWVDWENRIPAPSWISIAWRERDNWRHTGARTALKLLLKNAHTEPYDGPEADWPSWRTYAAATGGPQLTMAGLSPDLWAIGHSTPTTAAVLQQDATIIADAPDSPSLAVLRGWLEGWESAGRPAPETYTPALIRDEDSQAISGWNLRLTR, via the coding sequence GTGACCGCCGTCCCGCTGGCCGCCGAGACCGTCCCCGAGCGCCACTACACCCACCATGAAGGCCGCGGCGCCACAGTGCACCGCTCCAACCCCGTCGTAATCCACCGCGAGCTGACCACCCTCGATGTCCGGCCGGGGATGAACGTCGCGGAGTTCGGCACCGGCTCGGGCTACTCCGGCGGCCTACTGGCCGAGCTTGTCGGCCCAAGCGGCACGGTGACCAGCCTCGACATCGACCGCTACCTGAGTGTGTGGGCCAACCTCATCCACTTCGAGCGCGGCCTGGCCAACATCCGCTGCTTCACCGCCGACGGCACTGTCGGCTTCCCCGAACGGGCCCCGTACGACCGGATGGTGGCCTGGTGCACCCCGCCACTGCTGCCCAAGACCTGGGTGGACCAGACGGTCGACGGCGGACTGATCGTCGCCCCGCTGCCGATCGCCGCCGTGCCCAACATGACGGTGGTCGCCAAGATCCGTGTCATCGGCGGGCAGCCTGTGGTGGAGGCCGTGTTCACCGGCGGCTACATCGAGGCCACCACCTCACCCAAGGACAACCTCGATCTGCCGGGCCGCTGGGTGGACTGGGAGAACCGCATCCCCGCCCCGTCCTGGATCTCCATCGCCTGGCGCGAGCGCGACAACTGGCGGCACACCGGCGCCCGCACTGCCCTCAAACTGCTGCTCAAGAACGCGCACACCGAGCCGTACGACGGGCCCGAAGCCGACTGGCCCTCCTGGCGGACCTACGCGGCCGCCACCGGCGGCCCGCAGCTGACCATGGCCGGGCTCAGCCCCGACCTGTGGGCAATCGGGCACTCCACCCCGACCACGGCCGCCGTGCTCCAGCAGGACGCCACGATCATCGCCGACGCCCCCGACTCCCCGTCCCTCGCCGTGCTACGCGGCTGGCTGGAGGGATGGGAAAGCGCGGGGCGCCCGGCCCCCGAGACCTACACCCCGGCCCTCATCCGCGACGAAGACAGCCAGGCCATCAGCGGCTGGAACCTGCGCCTGACCCGGTGA
- a CDS encoding lasso peptide biosynthesis B2 protein — MEAYSTVRTGAYRERLAAATGLALALALLHLPFRYTVGTARLARRIGRRPLTHERAQALVAAVRHTARWWPGRAACMETSLGAVLAAALLGRRLNWCLGARFAPPPTEYHAWTELPAGDPVGEYTAAGWHHHSALTI, encoded by the coding sequence ATGGAGGCGTACTCCACCGTCCGCACTGGCGCGTATCGCGAGCGGCTCGCCGCTGCGACCGGCCTCGCGCTCGCCCTGGCGCTGCTCCACCTGCCCTTCCGATACACCGTCGGCACCGCCCGCCTCGCCCGGCGCATCGGGCGCCGCCCACTCACCCACGAGCGGGCCCAAGCGCTGGTCGCCGCCGTACGGCACACCGCCCGCTGGTGGCCCGGCAGAGCCGCCTGCATGGAGACCTCGCTCGGCGCGGTCCTGGCTGCGGCCCTGCTCGGCCGCCGCCTCAACTGGTGCCTGGGCGCCCGCTTCGCGCCGCCTCCCACCGAGTACCACGCCTGGACCGAACTGCCCGCCGGAGACCCGGTCGGCGAATACACCGCGGCAGGGTGGCACCACCACAGCGCCCTGACGATCTGA
- a CDS encoding albusnodin/ikarugamycin family macrolactam cyclase, with protein MRWSAGWYGGTGPERRPAAGRAVPGLDTTWTSGWPAARVRATGDGPVALAVIGECGADETQLHQALGLVRAKGWRALTRWPGSYLVIARSGPTLAVIGDLAGQHPVYHRNEATGTWWASAASALAALDGAPVDAAALAAHLAFGQPDVLATRSLFRDVQRVPGGHLLLVSPKGATVERYEPVAYAPVELRQQAPVVRAALTEAVAARIDGRPVSADLAGLDSTTLACLAAQRGRVTAVTFADQRLRDDDLTFAARTNQAIPGLAHHTVPGAVGTVYYAGLDDPAASPLTDAPNAYVVTASIKRAVLDTVAANTPVPGVHFTGAAGDAVLSAPSSYLADLLRERRHRRAWQHALAHARLRRTSAFAVLARARPASKVALAEAWWQTAADLRQPARDWIPQAQRPLAWTPLLASADWMTRDVRAALADAVDRAAAALTDPPARLADWSDRQDLARVGANTTGWRALAHAEYGIDLAAPFLDNEVIRACLEVSADQRGAPGQYKPLLEAAFEASGVLPGFVLARTTKGGFNALAYAGLREHAPVLTALLGPSSRLAALGLVTQQPVAQVLARATAGQPTAQGALHLAVAAEVWLRQLADTPTTWWEEVNPHVEAA; from the coding sequence ATGCGGTGGAGTGCAGGATGGTACGGCGGCACCGGGCCCGAACGGCGGCCCGCCGCCGGCCGGGCGGTACCCGGCCTGGACACGACATGGACCAGCGGGTGGCCCGCGGCCCGGGTCCGCGCCACCGGCGACGGCCCGGTGGCGCTGGCGGTGATCGGAGAGTGCGGCGCCGACGAGACCCAGCTCCATCAAGCGCTGGGTCTCGTGCGGGCCAAAGGGTGGCGGGCGCTGACCCGCTGGCCCGGCTCGTACCTCGTCATCGCCCGCAGCGGCCCCACGCTGGCCGTGATCGGCGATCTTGCCGGGCAGCATCCGGTGTACCACCGCAACGAGGCAACTGGCACCTGGTGGGCGAGTGCAGCTTCCGCGCTCGCGGCGCTGGACGGGGCGCCCGTCGATGCCGCCGCGCTCGCCGCCCATCTGGCCTTCGGGCAACCCGACGTGCTCGCCACGCGGAGCCTGTTCCGCGACGTGCAGCGGGTGCCGGGCGGGCATCTACTGCTCGTCAGCCCGAAAGGGGCAACGGTCGAACGGTATGAGCCGGTCGCGTACGCACCCGTCGAGCTGCGCCAACAGGCCCCGGTGGTGCGCGCCGCGCTCACCGAGGCGGTCGCCGCCCGGATCGACGGCCGTCCCGTCAGCGCGGATCTCGCAGGACTGGACTCCACCACACTCGCCTGCCTGGCTGCCCAGCGCGGCAGAGTGACCGCGGTGACGTTCGCCGACCAACGGCTGCGTGACGACGACCTCACGTTCGCGGCCCGCACCAATCAAGCCATACCGGGCCTGGCCCACCACACGGTTCCCGGCGCGGTAGGCACCGTGTACTACGCCGGGCTGGACGACCCGGCGGCATCGCCGCTGACCGACGCCCCGAACGCCTACGTGGTCACCGCCTCCATCAAGCGAGCCGTCCTGGACACCGTCGCCGCGAACACCCCAGTCCCGGGGGTGCACTTCACCGGCGCGGCCGGGGACGCCGTCCTGTCCGCCCCCTCGTCCTACCTGGCGGATCTGCTGCGCGAGCGGCGCCACCGCCGGGCCTGGCAGCATGCCCTCGCCCACGCCCGGCTGCGGCGCACCTCTGCCTTCGCCGTCCTCGCCCGCGCCCGGCCCGCATCCAAGGTCGCCCTGGCCGAGGCATGGTGGCAGACGGCCGCCGACCTGCGACAGCCCGCCCGGGACTGGATTCCCCAGGCCCAGCGCCCACTCGCCTGGACGCCGTTGCTGGCCTCAGCGGACTGGATGACCCGCGATGTCCGCGCCGCTCTCGCCGACGCCGTCGACCGGGCGGCGGCTGCGCTGACCGACCCTCCGGCCCGGCTGGCAGACTGGTCCGACCGCCAGGACCTGGCCCGGGTCGGCGCGAACACAACCGGATGGCGTGCGCTCGCGCACGCCGAGTACGGCATCGACCTGGCCGCGCCGTTCCTGGACAACGAGGTGATCCGGGCCTGCCTCGAGGTCAGCGCCGACCAGCGTGGGGCGCCCGGGCAGTACAAGCCGCTACTGGAGGCGGCGTTCGAGGCCAGCGGCGTACTGCCCGGCTTCGTCCTGGCCCGCACCACGAAGGGCGGCTTCAACGCCCTCGCCTACGCCGGCTTGCGGGAACACGCCCCGGTCCTGACCGCCTTGCTCGGCCCGTCGTCACGGCTGGCCGCCCTCGGGCTGGTCACCCAGCAGCCCGTCGCGCAGGTTCTCGCGCGGGCCACGGCCGGGCAACCAACCGCCCAGGGCGCCCTGCACCTGGCGGTGGCCGCCGAGGTGTGGCTGCGCCAGCTCGCCGACACGCCCACAACGTGGTGGGAAGAGGTGAACCCGCATGTGGAGGCTGCGTGA